A window from Gopherus flavomarginatus isolate rGopFla2 chromosome 4, rGopFla2.mat.asm, whole genome shotgun sequence encodes these proteins:
- the KCNS3 gene encoding potassium voltage-gated channel subfamily S member 3: MVYGGFFHRPGKDEELIHLNVGGFKQSVDQSTLLRFPQTRLGKLLKCHSEEAILELCDDYSDADKEYYFDRNPSLFRYVLNFYYTGKLHVMEELCIFSFCQEIEYWGINELFIDSCCSNRYQERKEEGQDKDWDKKSNDRSIDSSSEESSIFDKELEKFDKLWLGEIRKKVWIRMENPGYCLSAKLVAISSLSVVLASIVAMCIHSMPEFQRRDANDREIEDPVLEAVEIACIVWFTVELVIRLAAAPSLKKFWKNPLNVIDLVSIIPFYATLAVDTKKEESEDIENMGKVVQILRLMRIFRILKLARHSVGLRSLGATLRHSYREVGLLLLFLSVGISIFSVLVYSVEKDDNESELHSIPVCWWWATISMTTVGYGDTFPVTVLGKFIGSICILCGILVVALPITIIFNKFSKYYQKQKDIDIDQSNNDHKEKCNELPYFNVRDIYAKRMHSFISSLSSVGIIASDQDSTDASSIQDIEDVYNMTSVENGTGK; encoded by the coding sequence ATGGTTTATGGTGGATTTTTCCATAGACCTGGGAAAGATGAGGAACTTATCCACTTGAATGTGGGTGGCTTTAAGCAATCAGTTGATCAAAGTACTTTGCTCCGATTTCCCCAGACCAGACTTGGAAAACTGCTCAAATGCCATTCTGAAGAGGCTATCCTGGAACTGTGTGATGATTACAGTGATGCAGACAAGGAATATTACTTTGATAGGAACCCCTCTTTGTTTAGATATGTTTTGAATTTTTACTATACAGGTAAACTGCATGTCATGGAGGAACTTTGTATCTTCTCCTTCTGTCAGGAAATAGAGTACTGGGGGATCAACGAGCTGTTCATTGATTCTTGCTGTAGCAATAGGTatcaagaaagaaaagaagaaggtcAAGATAAGGACTGGGATAAGAAAAGCAATGACAGAAGTATAGACTCTTCCAGTGAAGAATCATCCATATTTGATAAAGAGCTGGAGAAATTTGATAAACTGTGGCTTGGTGAAATACGAAAGAAAGTATGGATCAGAATGGAAAACCCTGGGTACTGCTTATCAGCAAAGTTAGTTGCAATTTCCTCCCTGAGCGTAGTGCTAGCATCAATTGTAGCCATGTGCATCCACAGCATGCCAGAGTTCCAAAGGCGGGATGCCAATGACAGAGAGATTGAGGACCCTGTTTTGGAAGCTGTGGAGATAGCATGCATCGTCTGGTTCACCGTTGAGTTAGTGATAAGGCTCGCCGCAGCTCCAAGTCTAAAGAAGTTCTGGAAAAACCCTCTGAATGTCATAGATCTTGTCTCTATTATTCCATTTTATGCTACCTTGGCTGTGgacacaaagaaagaagaaagcgAAGACATTGagaatatggggaaagtggttcAGATCCTACGGCTAATGAGGATATTTCGCATCCTGAAACTGGCAAGGCACTCTGTAGGACTGCGGTCTTTAGGTGCCACTTTGAGACATAGTTACCGTGAAGTTGGACTTTTGCTTCTGTTTCTGTCTGTCGGGATTTCTATATTCTCTGTTTTGGTCTACTCAGTGGAAAAAGACGACAATGAATCAGAACTGCACAGCATCCCGGTCTGCTGGTGGTGGGCAACTATCAGCATGACCACTGTCGGCTATGGAGACACTTTCCCAGTCACCGTGCTGGGAAAGTTCATTGGTAGCATTTGTATTCTCTGTGGAATATTAGTGGTGGCCCTTCCAATCACTATAATTTTCAACAAGTTTTCTAAATACTATCAAAAGCAAAAGGATATTGATATAGACCAGTCCAACAATGATCACAAAGAGAAATGTAATGAGCTACCTTATTTTAACGTTAGGGATATTTATGCAAAAAGGATGCACTCCTTCATTTCTAGCCTTTCTTCAGTAGGGATTATAGCCAGCGATCAAGATTCAACAGACGCCTCCAGCATCCAAGATATTGAGGATGTTTATAACATGACATCCGTAGAGAATGGTACTGGAAAATGA